One Flavobacterium sp. 90 DNA segment encodes these proteins:
- a CDS encoding nitrilase family protein encodes MKIALIQSDLYWENASQNKKNFESIINQIDSSTNLIVLPEMFSTGFTMNASEVAETMQGETVLWMQSIAKQKNCALTGSLIITENGNYYNRMLFVFPSGEMQYYDKRHLFSLAGENQFYTSGTQKVIVDYLGWKICLQICYDLRFPVFARNVENYDLLLYVANWPKVRTNAWDSLLKARAIENLSYVVGVNRIGLDANNYEHIGHSQVVDFLGNYILEPQETAGVFVVELDKNVMLETRKKLDFLSDKDFFEIKI; translated from the coding sequence ATGAAAATTGCACTTATTCAATCAGATCTATATTGGGAAAATGCTTCTCAGAACAAAAAAAACTTCGAATCGATTATAAATCAAATTGATTCAAGTACAAATTTGATTGTTCTTCCTGAAATGTTTTCGACAGGATTTACGATGAACGCTTCAGAAGTTGCCGAAACCATGCAAGGAGAAACGGTTCTCTGGATGCAATCTATCGCAAAGCAGAAAAATTGTGCCTTGACGGGAAGTTTAATAATTACAGAAAACGGAAATTATTACAATCGAATGTTATTTGTTTTTCCGTCAGGCGAAATGCAGTATTATGACAAGCGTCATTTGTTTTCACTTGCAGGTGAAAATCAATTTTATACTTCCGGAACTCAAAAAGTAATCGTTGATTATTTAGGCTGGAAGATTTGTCTTCAGATTTGTTACGACTTAAGATTTCCTGTTTTTGCCAGAAATGTCGAAAATTACGACCTGCTTTTATATGTTGCCAATTGGCCAAAAGTCAGAACAAATGCTTGGGATTCTTTACTAAAAGCCCGCGCAATCGAAAATCTAAGTTATGTAGTTGGAGTAAATAGAATAGGATTGGACGCTAACAATTACGAACATATTGGACATTCGCAAGTGGTAGATTTTTTAGGAAACTACATTCTTGAACCGCAAGAAACAGCAGGAGTTTTTGTGGTCGAATTGGATAAAAATGTAATGTTGGAAACTCGAAAAAAACTCGATTTCCTAAGTGATAAAGATTTTTTTGAGATAAAGATTTAA
- a CDS encoding Ig-like domain-containing protein yields the protein MLKNNLKYIPFLLLLLMMSCAKRGSITGGLKDTLPPVLIGSAPKNYTTDFKGDQFVLQFDEFIKLKNLNKQLIISPPMKQEPLITPTSVTKAITIKIRDTLQPNTTYSFNFGQSIADNNEGNALNQFKYVFSTGPYIDSLSLSGKIKDSYNKNVDNFVSVMLYEANDKYKDSVIYKDLPRYITNTLDSMRVFKLENLKAGKYLLVAMKDKGGNNKFNPKDDKIGFIKHFITIPNDTVFELELFKETLPLKMLKPIQASGNRLLLPYEGKQNIKLLKPKVVLRNNNEVLESIVTQFPKKDSLQVWYKPIKVDSLNLQVTAGNYDKKFSFKIKDQKKDTLNIMAVQNGTIHFRDRFTLESATPLVKFDKSKIKLINKDSTAVDFTTEYDEFEQKLYVDFKKLPLEKYHFQFLPGALTDFYDKTNDTLSYKLTTKELEDYGNIVLNLKNIKRFPIIVELTNKKGDIVLASQYSEKDTRFVFDLVEPNSFTVRVIYDDNKNKIYDAGNFLKKEYAEEVNYYQEEFDVRANWDREETVDLSIQYNPEVEKKQDAKKKKEQEKKRKAF from the coding sequence ATGTTGAAAAACAACTTAAAATATATTCCTTTTTTACTGCTATTGTTAATGATGAGTTGTGCTAAAAGAGGCAGCATCACTGGTGGATTAAAAGATACTTTGCCGCCTGTTTTAATAGGAAGCGCACCAAAAAATTACACCACAGACTTTAAAGGAGATCAATTTGTATTGCAATTTGATGAATTTATAAAACTTAAAAATCTAAACAAACAGCTGATCATTTCGCCTCCAATGAAACAGGAGCCACTGATTACGCCAACATCTGTAACTAAAGCAATAACAATAAAAATTAGAGACACCTTACAGCCAAATACGACTTACAGTTTTAATTTTGGCCAAAGTATTGCAGATAATAATGAAGGAAATGCATTAAATCAATTTAAGTATGTTTTCTCGACGGGTCCTTATATAGATTCACTTTCGCTTAGCGGAAAAATCAAAGATTCCTATAATAAAAATGTTGACAATTTTGTATCTGTAATGCTTTATGAAGCAAATGATAAATACAAGGATTCTGTTATATATAAGGATCTTCCAAGATATATTACAAATACTCTGGATAGTATGCGTGTTTTTAAATTAGAAAATTTAAAGGCCGGAAAATATTTATTGGTTGCCATGAAAGATAAAGGCGGTAACAATAAATTTAATCCAAAAGATGACAAAATAGGATTCATAAAACATTTTATTACGATCCCAAATGATACTGTTTTTGAATTGGAATTATTTAAGGAAACGCTTCCGCTAAAAATGCTTAAACCTATTCAGGCTTCGGGAAACAGGCTTCTTCTTCCGTATGAAGGAAAACAAAATATAAAGCTTCTGAAACCTAAAGTTGTATTAAGAAACAATAATGAAGTTCTGGAATCTATCGTAACGCAATTCCCTAAAAAAGACTCTTTGCAGGTTTGGTATAAACCAATAAAAGTTGATTCGCTAAATCTACAAGTTACTGCAGGAAATTACGACAAGAAATTTTCTTTTAAGATTAAGGATCAGAAAAAAGACACCTTAAACATTATGGCAGTACAAAACGGAACAATACATTTTAGAGATCGATTTACGTTAGAAAGTGCCACTCCGTTAGTAAAATTTGATAAGTCAAAAATTAAATTGATTAACAAGGATTCTACAGCTGTTGATTTTACTACCGAATATGACGAATTCGAACAAAAACTTTATGTAGATTTCAAGAAATTACCTTTGGAAAAGTATCATTTTCAATTTTTACCGGGTGCTTTAACGGACTTCTATGACAAAACAAATGATACTTTATCATATAAATTAACGACAAAAGAACTTGAAGATTACGGGAATATAGTTTTGAATTTAAAAAACATAAAGCGATTTCCTATAATTGTTGAATTGACCAATAAAAAAGGAGATATAGTTCTTGCGAGCCAATATTCTGAAAAAGACACGAGATTTGTATTTGATCTTGTTGAACCTAACTCATTTACTGTAAGGGTTATTTACGACGATAATAAAAATAAAATATACGATGCCGGAAACTTTTTAAAGAAAGAATACGCTGAGGAAGTCAACTATTATCAGGAAGAATTTGATGTCAGGGCAAATTGGGATCGGGAAGAAACCGTTGATTTAAGTATTCAGTACAATCCTGAAGTCGAGAAAAAACAAGACGCCAAGAAGAAAAAAGAGCAAGAGAAAAAGCGAAAAGCTTTCTAA